The DNA window CTTCAATGAAGGTTGTTCATTCTTTTTGTAAGGGAGTCCGATCCGGTGGCGAGTGGCGAAGTGCGTAATACTCTCAGCACATTTCGCTTTGAACTCTGAGCCACCATCGGTCTGTAGCACCTGTACCCATCCAAAATGTTGCATCAGCATAACCAGGGCGGCACGGCCTTCAGTCGCCTGCCGGGTGGGCCGGATCACCACCGCTGCCTCACGGGTGAAGGTGTCAATCGCCGTGTAAGCATAGACCTCCCCCAGGTCAAGCGTATCAACCTGCACCACCTGGCGCGGCCCACTGGCCTGCTGCACTGGCTCCTCCCTTCGGTTGGCGGTAGTGTTTGCGCAACGCCAGATGTCGCTTGAGGATGCGATACACCGTACTCCAGCTCACCCGCAACCCTTCCTGAGCCAGCAGTCCCCGCAACACCCTCGATATTCCCGCCGCAGACTCAATACCCCCTTCTTTCCCGGTTTTGCGTTCACCGGCGCGTCTTACTCCTCCGCGGCCAGCAGACGTCCCTGCAAGGCGTGCAGGCGGCGGTAGAGGCCGTCACGGGCCAGCAGTTCGGCCTGCGTCCCGCGTTCCACGATGCGTCCTTCCGCCAGCACCAGGATGCGATCGGCGCGTTCCAGGCCGGCCAGCCGGTGGGTGATGATCAGCGTTGTACGGCCTGCCGCCAGCGCCCATATTGCATCCATGATCGCCGCCTCGGTGATCGCGTCCAGACTGGCGGTGGCTTCGTCCAGGATCAGCAGCGGTGCGTCCTTGAGCAGGACGCGGGCGATGGCCACCCGCTGGCGTTCCCCGCCGCTGAGGGCCAGTCCTTGCTCCCCAACCGGCGTGTCGTAGCCCTGTGGCAGGCCGGCGATGAAGTCAGCCAGTTGGGCCTTGTGGATCGCCGCGGCGATCTGCGCGTCAGTTGCCTCCGGACGGGCGATCAGCAGGTTCTCGCGCAGGGTGGTGTTGAACAGGTGGGTATGCTGGGTCACCACCCCGATCCGGGCGCGGATGTCATCGGCGCGGCAGGTGCGTAGCTCCTGCCCGCCCAGCAGGATACGCCCGCGTTGGTAGTCCCAGAAGCGCAACAACAGGTTGACCAGCGTCGATTTGCCTGCACCGGACGGCCCGACAATGGCGACCGCCTCGCCTTCCCGGATGGTGAACGAGACCTCCTGTAACGCCGGGACGCCCGGCCCGGCATCTGTCTCCGCCGGGTAGGTGAACGACAGTTCTTCCACCACCAGGTCGTAGCGTGCCGGGGGAGGGGACGGGTCAGGCGGATCGCTGACGGCGGGCGCTACCCCCTCGACGATCGCGATCAGCCGTTCCGCCGCGGCCAGGCTACCCTCCAGATGCTGGAAGGCCAGCGGCAGGGGGATGATGGCTTCGAAGGCCGCGACGGTCGCCAGAGCCAGCGTCGCCAGGTGGACGCCCGCCACGCGGGGGATGGCGGCGGCCAGCACGCCGATCATGGTCAGGCTGACGATCAGCACACCCAGTACGTTCCCCAGGCCGTCGATGTGGGCCAGTTGCCGCTGGCGGGCGATCAGATCGGCGCTGAGCGCTTCGATGCGCCGTTGCTCTTCCGTTTCTGCGCCACAGGCCAAAAGATCAGGCAGGCCCTGCACGCCATCGACCAGCGCCGCGCTGAGCGCCGCCCTCCCCTCTACCGCTGCCCGGCCCGGCCCATGCCCCAGGTGACGGGTCAACAGCGGGACGCCGACGCCCAGCGCCAGCATCCCGGCCAGGGCGATCGGGGCCAGCGCAGTAGCGTAGGCGCTCAGGAAGGCGAGCAGGAACACGACCACACACCCGGCCACCAGCGGCGGAGCCAGAACGCGCACATAGAAATCCTCCAGCGCGTCCACGTCGGCGATGATGCGACTGAGCAGGTCGCCGGAACGGTAGGCCTGCAACCGGGCGGGAGCCAGCGGCTCCAGCGCAGCGTAAAACCAGACGCGCAGGCGGGCCAGCAGACGGAATGTGGCACTATGGCTGGCCAGCCGCTCCAGGTAACGGAAGACGGCGCGGGTGATCCCGAAGAAGCGCACGCCCACCACTGCTACCTGGATCGCAGCGATCGAGGGCCGCAGCGCCGCCTGGCTGATGATCCAGGCGGAGGTTGCCAGCAGGCCGATGCTGCTGCTGACCGTCAGGAAACCGAGCAGGGTGGAGAGCGCGATCTGCCGCCAGGCCGGGGCGGCGAAGGCCAGCAGGCGACGCAACGGCCTCACCGCGATCCGTCCATCAGGCGCCGATGGAGAGGGGATCGGGGCGGGGCTGGGCCGTTTGCGGCGGGTGGAATCGGAATCCTCAGGCATACGACGGAACCGGGTCAGGCGGCGTTGGCGCAGATTGTAGCGAATTGTACGCGCTGCGGCGGCCCGCTCCAGCGGCCTCTGCCTGCCTGACCCTGCCGCCTAGTCGACCATGAACTGCCCGTTGCGGTAGAACAGTTCCCCGTCGACCCAGATTTCGCTATCGGTGCGCATATCGCAGATCATGTCCCAGTGGACGCTGCTGCGGTTCTTGCTGCCGGTTTCCGGGTAGCCGGTGCCGATCGCCATGTGGATCGTGCCGCCGATCTTCTCGTCAAAGAGGATGTTGCCGGTGAAGCGCTGGATGCCGAAGTTGGTGCCGATGGCGAACTCGCCCAGGTAGCGCGAACCGGCGTCAGCATCGAGCTGAGCAAAGAGCAGGTCTTCGTTCTCTTTGGCGCTGGCTTCCACCACCCGGCCATCCTCGAAGCGCAGTTCGATGCCGGAGACAGCCCGCCCACTGACGATTGACGGGTAGGAGAAGCGCACCCAGCCATTGACCGACTCTTCCACCGGGCCGGTGAAGATCTCGCCGCAGGGCATGTTGTGGTGGCCGTCGCTGTTGATGAAGGTGCGCCCAGCGATGGAGAGAGTCAGGTCAACGTTGGGGCCTTTGCAGACGACCTGCTGCTTGCCGGTCAACCAGGCTACTTTGGCTTCCTGCATGGCGCTGATCCGGCGCCACTCGCCGATGGGGTCGGGACGGTCGCAGAAGGTTGCCCCGTAGACAAAGTCCTCATATTCCTCCAGGCTCATGTTGGCTTCCTGAGCGCTGGCTTCGTTGGGATACCAGGCTCCGACCCACTTCATCTTGCCTTCAGCAGCGCGGCGCAGGCGTGTATCCAGCCAGGGACGGCGGGCGGCCCCCCACTTCTGCATACGGGTAGCAGGAATGCCGGTCATGGCGCGGGTGTTCTGGCTGCTGCCCACGCGGATGTAGGCATCGGCCTGCTCGTAGTAGAGCGTCTGGGAGGGGTCCAGCCAGGTGAGCTGGTCGTCGCTGGCCTCGCGCAGGAAGGTGCGGGCCATGGTCTCGTCGGTCAGAAAGACGGTAGGGTTGCCGCCGGCGCGGAGCACGGCGCGGTAGACCTCGCGCAGGGCGGGCAAGGCAACCACATCGCCCAGGATGCCGACCCACTCGCCGGGCCTGATCTCCGTTGAATAGTTGACCAGCAGATCGGCAAGGCGTTGCAGGCGAATATCAGACATGGTAAAGGCTCCTTATCGTCAAATGAACAGCAGTCAAGCATCAGCCAAAGCAAAAAGCCCAAGACAACAGTCCCTGGCCAGCCGTTTCACCCGCGCAGGCGGGCTACCTCAGTCATCAGGCGAGCCATGCGTTGATCGTAGGTGTGGTGCGCGGTGACATGCGCCCGCGCGTTGGCCGCGATCCGCGCCCGCTCCTCCGGGTGGGCCAGGTAGTAGGCCACCTTGTCGCGCAGATCGGCCTCGTCGCTGTAGGTGATGATGTTTTCCCCCGGCGTGAACCACTCCCGCACGCCTGGCAGGTCGTCCACGATCTGCAATACGCCGATGGCTGCCAGTTCGAACAGGCGCATGTTGCCGCCGTAGTACACAAAGTCGCCGTGCGTGTTGAAGGCAATCCTGGCCGCGCTGAGGATGCGTAGCATCTGCTCCCCCAGCGCCCGCCCGCGCAGGTAAGGCCGCAGGTTTTCCGGCACGGGGTGCACACTCCACAGCGCCAGGTCGAAGCTGCGCAGCGCCTCCAGCCCGCGCACCCGGCGGCTGTACAGGTTGGGCGGCATGAGAGTCCCCACAAAGCCCACGTCGCAACCCCATGCCGCGCGCTCATCGGCGGTTAGCTCAAACGGGCGGTGAAAATCGGGGTCACAGGCGGTATTGGGCAGGCAGATCATCTGCCGCGCCCCCAGCTCCAGCCACTGGATGCCGTGGTAGTAATCGACTGCTGTCACCAGGTCGATCAGCGGGGCGGCAGCGCGCTCATTAGCATGGCTGAAAACGATCGGCGAGGTGCCGCAGGCCAGCACCAGGGTCGCGCCGGTTTCCGCTTTGATCTGCGCCAGCGTCGCCGGGTAGATCTCCTCGTTATCGCCGGTGATCAGGATCATCTCCGGCTGGAGGGCACGGGCGGCAGCAAGCAGCCGCCGGTTGCGCAGACGGTAATCGGGGTTGAGTTGCGGCGTACGCTGGGAGACGCCGCGCACCAGCCGGGTCTGGCTCAGCCGCCCCAGGGCGGGCATGGCGCTTTCCGTGCGGTAGAAGGCGTGGACCTCGTGCCCCAGCCGGCGCAGCGCTTTTACCCAGAAGAACTGGGCCATGTTGGGCGGGAAGAGCGGCGGCGGCTCGCCGGGCGGGGTTGCGGCGCGGACCCTGGCCAGCTCACCGGGGTAGTGCAGCGGGGCGACGATCAGGATCTTCATCAGCTCGCCTCGCACTTTACTGGCAGCCCTGTCCGCGCTGATTCGTAGATGGCCTCAATCAGGGCCAGCGACTTGCGCGCTTCCGTGCCGTTGGTTTCTGGTTCGCGGTCTTCCAGCACGGCTTCGATCATTTTGGCGATCACGATCTGGTGACTGGTGCCGTAGACGGACGGCGGGTCGAGTTGCTCGCGGGTGAGAATCTCGCGTTCGTGCTCCAGTTCGCCCGCCAGCTTCCAGATGGTGCGGCGGTTGAGCGCTGTGCCGCCAACCTTGATCGAGCCATGTTCGCCGAAGATCGCCACCGAGCCTTCCAGATTCTGGGGGTAGGTCAGCGTGGAGCCTTCGATCGTCGCCAGGGCGCCACTGGCAAAGCGCAGCACCGCCACGCCCACGTCCTCCGCCTCCATGCGGTGAGCCAGGGTGGCCGTGTAGGCAAACACGCTCTCCACCGGCAGGCCCATCAGCCAGGTCAGGGCATCAACATGATGGATGGACTGGTTCATCAACGCGCCGCCGTCCATTGCCCAGGTGCCATGCCAGTCGTCATCGTAGTATTCCTGCGGGCGGTACCAGCGCACCGTGGCACTGCCCAGGTACAGGCGGCCCAGCTTGCCAGCGCGGATGGCGTGGTAAGCTTCCTGCATGGGCGGGTTGTAGCGATTCTGCAGGATGACGCACAGTTTGCGGTTGGCGGCGCGGGCAGCGGCGATCATGCGGTCGGCGTCGGCGGTGTTGAGCGCGATCGGCTTTTCCACGATGACATGCTTGCCAGCGGCCAGCGCCTCCAACGCCATCGGGGCGTGCAGCCCGGAGGGCGTGCAGATGCTGACAATATCGATATCCGGGCGGTCCAGCAGGGCGCGATAATCCGTGTAGTGCGCCTCCGCGCCGTACTGGGTGACAAAGTGCCGGGCGCGCGATTCGATCACGTCGGCCACAGCCACCAGTGCAGCCTCCGGCAGGGCAACGATCGACGCCGCATGACGCGGCGCAACACGCCCGCAGCCGATCAGCCCGAAGCGCAGGATGTGACGATCGGTCATCAAGGTATCATTCCCGGGCCACAGCGACCCCAGCGTTCTCTTCCCCGCGCATGTTGCTGCCAGCGCCCCTAGCCGCCGGGCAGGAACTTCTCCGGCATGCGCTCGAACTGCTCCTGAGCGCGCTGGTAATCACCGGGGTTGCCGATGTCCAGCCAGTATTCTGTGCAGGTGTAGCCCATCACCCGTTCCCCGGCGGCCAGCAGACGGGCCACCAGCTCCGGGAAGTCCAGGTGCTCCCCGCGGATGATGTAGCGCAGGACCGCTGGCTCATAGACATAAATGCCCATGCTGATCGGGTAGTGCTTGACCGGCTTTTCCAGGTAGCCGATCACATTCCCGGCGGAGTCCAGCTCGATCACGCCCAGGTCGATCGGGATGGCCTTGTCGTAGATGCCGATGGTCAGAGCGTTGCCATTGGCCCGGTGGAAGGCGACCATGTCTGCGTAGTTGAGCGAGGTCAGTACGTCGCCGTTCATCACCAGGAAGGTCTCCTCCAATCCCTCGACCAGGCCAAGCGACCCCGCGGTACCAAGCGGCTCGCGCTCTTTGACATAGGTCAGGTGGACACCAGGTAGACCCTCGTTAGCCGTCTGGAAATAGGCCTGGATCAACTCGGCCAGGTAGCCAACGGTCAACACGATATCGGTGAAGCCATAGTAAGCGAGCTGGCGCACAATGATATCCAGAATCGGGCGGTGGCCCAGCGGGACCAGCGGTTTGGGGAAAACAGTGGTATAGGGGGCGAGCCGGGTGCCTTTGCCCCCGGCCAGAATCACAGCCTTCATCAGATGGTATACCCCGGTTTGTAGCGATCCAGATGGCCGGCGATCCAGGCGATGGTTGCCCGCAGCCCATCCTCAAAGGGTGTGCCCGGCGTCCAGCCAAGCACCTCGCGGGCCAGCGTGCTGTCGGCCCACAGGCGGCGCACCTCGCTCCGGTCGGGGCGCAGGCGTTCCTCCTCATCGGTGATCAGGGGGACATCGCGGCCCACCAGGCGGATGATCGTGCGGGCCAGGTCGCCGATACTGATCTCAAAGCCGCTGCCGATGTTGAACACGCCGCCGATCGCCGCGTCGTTCTCCACGGCGCAGAGGTAAGCGCCGGCGGTATCGCGCACGAAAGTGAAGTCGCGGGTGGGGCTGACCGCACCAAGCCGCACCGCGTCCGCCGTGAGCGCCTGGGTGATGATGGTGGGGATAACCGCCCGCGCTGACTGGCGCGGCCCGAAGATGTTGAACGGGCGGATGGTCACAACGGGCAGATCAAAGGAAGCATGGAAGCTCTCCACGATTTTGTCAGCGGCGATCTTGCTGGCGGAATAGGGCGACTGCCCCTGCAGCGGGTGCTTCTCGTCGATCGGGACGTACTGCGCCGTGCCGTAGACCTCGCTGGTAGAGGTATGGACGACACGGCCTACGCCCAGGTCGCGGGCGGCGACCAGCACGTTGAGCGTGCCCAGCACATTGGTCTCGATCACCTCGCGCGGGTGGAGGTAGGAGTAGGGGATGGCGATCAGGGCGCCAAGGTGAAAGATGGCGTCCACGCCCTCGGCGGCCTGGCGGACGGCTTCCGCGTCGCGCAGGTCGCCAGCGATGATCTCCAGCGCTGCCAGCCGCTCGGCGGGCAGGTCCTGCAACATGCCGTAGCGGTTCTCGGAGTTGTAACGGATAAAACAGCGCACTTCGGCCCCGGCGTCCAGCAGCCGTTCCACCAGATGGCTGCCGACAAACCCGCCCGCGCCGGTGACCAGGACGCGTCTGGATGCCAGGTTCATGAGTCGCTCCGTCTCAGGACTTCAGCAGTCCCTGATGTTAGCCGGTCGGAGGGCGATTGTCCAGTGCAGGGAATCCTGTTGCTCTGCCGGTCAAAGGCTACAAAACGATTCTGATGGTTTGCTCTGGCAATGCAGGCCGCGCTTGTGATATGGATCAGAGCAAATCGGCTATTTTTCACAGAAATTTGTCAGGTAAAGCTTGGCAATTTGCGCCGGGGTGGATACTATACATGTTGCTGCCACGGGGATCAGCACAACCCTGTTGCCACATCTCCCGATGCACCGGGCAGGGGGCCTGTGCCCGGTGGCCAGCCCAGAGGGTCAAAAACTGCTAAGCAAAGACTTGGCAGATTTTTTGTCTTTCAATTAAAATACCCGGTCAACGCCGGAGTATCGCACTTATGGATATAAGGAGAGCCGCACTTGACCATTCTAATGGAGGTCAAGAACCTCAAAACCAAATTCCATACTCAGGAGGGGACGGTCCACGCTGTAAACGGCATCTCCTACACGCTGAATGAGGGCGAAACCCTGGGCGTTGTGGGAGAAAGCGGCTGCGGCAAGAGCGTTCATGCGCTCTCAATCATGGGGCTGATTCCCCAGCCGCCGGGAGAGGTCAAGGCTGACGCCGTGATCTTCCGCGGGCGGGACCTGATGAAGCTGTCTTCGGAAGAAATGCGCCTGCTGCGCGGGTCGGAGATCGCCATGGTCTTCCAGGACCCGATGACATCCCTCAACCCGGTGCTGACCATCGGCTATCAGATCACTGAGGCGCTGAAGCTACACCTGGGGATGGACAATCAGCAGGCCCGCGAACGCGCAGCCGAACTGCTGGCTATGGTGGGCATCCCCAGCGCCGCCAAACGGCTGGACGATTACCCGCACCAGTTCTCCGGCGGTATGCGCCAGCGGGCGATGATCGCCATGGCGCTTTCCTGCAACCCCCAGCTCCTGATCGCTGACGAACCGACCACCGCCCTCGACGTGACCATTCAGGCCCAGATTCTGGATCTGGTCCGCCGTCTACGGGACAAGATCGGCATGGCCATGATCTGGATCACCCATGACCTGGGCGTGGTGGCCGGCCTGGCCGATACCGTGCAGGTGATGTACGCCGGCTATATCGTGGAGCGCGGTCCCAACCGCGAGATTTTCAAGGATACCCGCCACCCCTATACCCTCGGCCTGCTGGGGTCGCTGCCGCGCCTGGACCGCAAGGGCGGCAAGCTCTTCTCCATCGAAGGCGCCCCGCCCGATCTGCGCGTCGAGCCGAAAGGCTGCCCCTTCGCCCCGCGCTGCATCTACCGGGTGGAGAGGTGCTTGCAGGAAAATCCGTCGCTGGAACCGGCCAAGGACGCCTTCCCGGGCCATACGGTGGCCTGCTGGGTCGATGTGCGTGAGGGAGAACCAACTCGATGACCGCTACTGCCGCTGTAACTGCCACTAAAGGGGACGGCGCCAGCGCCGCGAAGAAGAAAGAAATCCTCGTCCGGGTTGAGGGGCTGAAGAAATACTTCCCCATCACTTCCGGCATTGTCATCCAGCGCCATGTCGGCGATGTCATGGCCGTGGATGATATCAGCTTCCACATTTACAAAGGGGAGACGCTTGGCCTGGTAGGTGAATCCGGTTGCGGCAAGAGCACCGCGGGCCGGACCATCCTGCAGCTCTACCGCCCGACCGCCGGGACGGTCGAGTTTGAGGGTATCAAGCTGGAGCAGCTCAAGGGCGAAGACCTGCGCAGGATGCGCCGCCGCATGCAGATGATCTTCCAGGACCCCTACGCCTCCCTCAACCCGCGCATGACCGTTGGCCGGATCATCGCTGAGCCGCTGCAGGTCCACAATGTGGGCAACAGCAACAAGGAACGCCAGGAACGGGTCGAGTACCTGATGGAGAAGGTGGGGCTGAACCCCTACTTCATCAACCGCTACCCGCACGAATTTTCCGGTGGGCAGCGGCAGCGTATTGGCATCGCCCGCGCCCTGGCGCTGGAACCGTCGTTTATCGTCTGCGACGAGCCGATCTCGGCCCTCGACGTTTCCATTCAGGCGCAGGTGGTTAACCTGCTGGAAGACCTGCAGCATGACCTGGGGTTGACCTACCTGTTCATCGCCCACGACCTGAGCATGGTGCGCCACATCTGCGACCGCGTGGCCGTGATGTACCTGGGGCGAATCGTGGAAATCGCGGAGACGGAAGAGCTGTACACCAATCCGCTGCATCCCTATACCCAGGCCCTGCTTTCCGCTGTGCCGGTGCCCGATCCAGAGGTCGAGGCTCAGCGCAAGCGGATCATTCTCAAGGGTGACGTGCCGACGCCGATCAACCCGCCCAAGGGCTGCAACTTCAACACCCGCTGCCCGGTGGCGGTCGATGTCTGCCACACCGAGGACCCCCAGCTGGTAGAGGTCCTGCCGGAGCACTGGGTAGCCTGCTACCGCGTGGGTTGAGCAGTACCGTAGGCAAACCGGCTATCCATCTACCCGCTGGACAGGGGCGGATGCTGAAGGAACAGCCGGGCAGTAGCGCCAGTGGAGCACGCCGGCCGGATCGCCCGCAGGGACGCGGGCCGGCTCGTATCACCGGCAGCGAACCTGATCGAGGCGGGGCCGCCGCGATCAGGTTCGCGATTCTCCGGCATCCGGCAGGTCAAGCGGACGGCAACACGCTGGCGCCAGGACAGGTCAGGCAGGCATCAGGCGGGGGCGTAGCCCTTGCCTGAGATTCCGGAAGGCTTTTGAGATGAAAAACCAAGGGAGAACCAACGGCTGATGGATAGACGTACGCTCCTGGCCCTCCTGCTGTTCGTTGGTATGCTCAGCCTGGCGGCCCTGGCCTGTAATTCCGACCAGGAATGGATCATCCCGCGCACGGCAACCCCCACCCCCACCCCTACCCCCATCCCGATGGACACTGAGGCAGAGTTTGCCATCGGTGACACGGTGGAGATCGTGGCGACCGGCGTGTTCACCATCGCTCAGACCAACCAGCCAGAACCCGACCAGCGCAACAACCGGGTGATGGGCGGCGGGTGCTTCCCCGGCCAGAAGGCCCCCGTGCTGGATGTTGCCCAGGGTCCCGACGGCAGGATTTACTACAAGGTGAGCTGCATCCTGGATGGCTGGGTGCCGGCGGATAACGTCAAAGCAGTCGAATAAGTAGAGGAGGGTAACGCGCCATGAGCATGGGCAAGTTCCTGATCCGGCGCATCATCATGGCCCTGCCCGTCCTGCTCCTGATCATCTTCGTGTCTTTTGCGGTGATCCGGGCGACGCCGGGTGGGCCGTTTGACATGGTTGGCGAAGGGCGACGGGTGCCGCAGGCAGTGATCGATGGCCTCAACCGCCAGTATGGGCTGGACCAGCCGCTGATGACCCAGTTTATCCGTTACCTGGCCAGCCTGGCCCGGCTGGACTTCGGGCCATCGCTGGGGCGCTCATCGCTGGGCGAGCCGGTCAGCGAGATCATCGGGCGTGGCCTGCCTGTCTCGATGCAGGTGGGCGTCTTTTCGGTGATCCTGGGCTTTGCGCTGGGCATCCCGCTGGGGGTGCTGGCCGCCCTATACCACAACACTATTGTCGATTACGGCGCTACCTTCCTGGCTGTGCTGGGCACTTCCATCCCCAACCTGGTGCTGGGGCCGCTGCTGATCATCATCTTCGCCGTATCGCTGAACTGGTTGCCGGTTGCTGATGTCAATGGCATCTGGCGCAGCACGATTCGCAACCCGGCGGTGATCTTCTCCTGGGAGTATGTCAGCCTGGCTATCCTGCCGGTGTTCACCCTGGGGACGGGGATGATGGCTGGTATCGCCCGGCTGACGCGGGCCAGCCTGCTGCAGGTGTTGCGCGAGGACTACATCCGCACGGCCCGCGCCAAGGGCCTCAAGGAGCGCACGGTAATCTACGGCCATGCCCTTAAGAATGCCCTGATCCCGGTTGCCACCATCCTGGGGCCGCTGCTGGCTGCCGTGCTGACCGGGTCGTTCATCATCGAGCGTATCTTCAACATCCCCGGCATCGGCGGGGAGTTCGTCAGCAGCGTCGCCAGCCGTGACTACAACCTGCTGGTTGGCGTGACGATCGTGTATTCGGTCTTTCTGGTTGCCGGTAACATCCTGGTGGATGTGATGTATACCTGGCTAGATCCGCGTATCCGCTTCGATTAGGCGCGGGCCGCGACCTGCTGGCGGGAATACCCCGCCCGTCACTCACCACATCGATCCCGGGGCGGACTGCGGTCGTCCGGGCAGGACAAGGAGCTACACGCTATGGCTGTGGCGGAGAGGGCCAAGCCCGTTCAACTGGGCGAAGAGCTACACTACAAATCGCGCTCGCTCTTTCAGGATTCCATGTATCGCCTGTTCCGCAACCGGGCGGCGATCGCGGCCATGGTGATCATTGGTGGGCTGGTGATCATCGCCCTGACGGCTGACCTGATGGTGCAGTGGGGCTGGCTGGATCACTACGCCCATCAGCATCGCGGCTCCAGCCTGGCCGCGCCGCTTTCCTGCGCGGTGGACGGCGACAAGGATGGCGATGGCGTGCCGGACCCGATTCAGTTC is part of the Anaerolineae bacterium genome and encodes:
- a CDS encoding ABC transporter permease gives rise to the protein MGKFLIRRIIMALPVLLLIIFVSFAVIRATPGGPFDMVGEGRRVPQAVIDGLNRQYGLDQPLMTQFIRYLASLARLDFGPSLGRSSLGEPVSEIIGRGLPVSMQVGVFSVILGFALGIPLGVLAALYHNTIVDYGATFLAVLGTSIPNLVLGPLLIIIFAVSLNWLPVADVNGIWRSTIRNPAVIFSWEYVSLAILPVFTLGTGMMAGIARLTRASLLQVLREDYIRTARAKGLKERTVIYGHALKNALIPVATILGPLLAAVLTGSFIIERIFNIPGIGGEFVSSVASRDYNLLVGVTIVYSVFLVAGNILVDVMYTWLDPRIRFD